A stretch of DNA from Anthonomus grandis grandis chromosome 22, icAntGran1.3, whole genome shotgun sequence:
CAAAGATAGTAAGAATTCAAAGACAAGTGCAACCCGTAGATATCATATATGTTATCGAGTTGTTCATGTAGCTGCTTTCCTTTGCCATAAACATGATTGGCCAGACCGATAAACTGAGCCAGAGCTGATACTCCatctttgtcaaaaatataGTCGTTGCACATAAAACCGATGGCTTCTTCAAAGCAGAATAGTACAAAGAAGCCTTCTGCTTCCAGTTCTGAAGCGCTGGTACCTACAGAGACGCAACATACAATGTAACTAGTTAGTTGCTAATTGAAACATCACTCACCAATCCACTTAAATCCGGTCAAAGTGTCAAGGAAATTAAATCCCTCGGCCTCAGCCATcgttttcaatatctttgagcTCACTGTACTAGAAACCATATAAACGTTGCCCAAAGATACAGTCTCATATTTTTTGTGGCATTCTAGCATCCACCACCCAAATAATGCGCCCAGCTCGTTGCCGTTAAATATACGCCATTCTCCAGTgctaaaacatttaaaaaaaaacggaaaatcATTACATGTATTATTGAAAACTGTCACTCTACTTTTTATCTTTTTCGGCAACTGCAAATCTATCAGCATCAGGATCGTTGGCTAGAATGATACTGTAGCCttttttattggcaaatttcaTGGCCAAGTCTAGGCTGCTCTTGCCCTCTTCAGGGTTCgggaatctaaaaaaaaaatcaagtcaaGGCCATATAAACATGTTAAACTTTAAAGCTGAATGGtacttatatatttataacgCACAATCTTTGTCTGGAAGATCAGGCTGAACACAAAATTCTTGTTAAACATTGAAAATTAGCAAGAACACAAAATGTATTAGCTAAAGACAAACATTATTTGTGAATGGTGAAGGTTTTACAGCCAAGCAATAGGAGGATACTAAAGCTGTACTCAAAGACATGCAAAGGTATTCCCCTCAACTACCTCAAACTACCTGAAAGTACCAAAAATTGTCATCAAACTGATCCAAATCCTCAAAACTCAAAACCGTCATCAGATAGATCAGAAGAAGTCAGTACCCTCATCTGAAACAAGTCCAGGTTCGACCATTTAAATTACATCAAGTTTAAAGGGGAGGGACATCGACAAACTagtgatacaaaaataaataacttaaacttAATTTAGGTTTACACcttaagtcataaaatattaagtaataatttcTAACCATTgttgaaatatgatttttctcagttgaaatttaatttaaaaaacttcttgTTATAAAATAGATACCTCACTACATTATATCTTTTAAACTCGTAGTCATGTACACATTTTGTTGTGGTTTTAAGTTATCAGTTTGACATAGCATCAGTATATTCGAGACTATACAAGTAACGAAAAACCCACTTCATcaaaaatttaacgttttttttttcctgtatatgaaacaatatataataaaggaacaataaataaatgtgaTAGGTTTTTGTAAGGGATAAGTTTACTTATAGACACAGAATCGTAATGTCGCTATTGCATAATTGATTGAGAATGAGTTAAATgagaatgaaaataaaaatattctaataatttcAATAGACAAGCAactatttatttgattaatgtAAGatgtaaacttaaaaaagtaaaaaatatcctTATATTCTTCGTTAAGGTCTATATTAGAAGTATGTAAGTCTATGTTTATATCACATTATTGTGTagtgttttttacatttaagaTAAGCATATACGTTCTTAATAAATAGTTATAATGAGAATAGGTAATTGAAATGAATTATtcagtgtttttaatttttaaacttttttccaaaaccgcaatattcaacaaaaaaaaaaatgtgaagaaAAGGAAAGaacaacctaaaaaaaaatattttttaaagaacgtCTTAACGATTCTGAATTTAATTCCGTAGAAATTAACAAGTGATCCACAAAAAATGGTGCATTTTCCCTAAATGCAGTTATACCTAAATTATATACAACTAGTACAGCGATCGAAAAACGGAAATTGATGAGCCTGTGTAAATTATGGGAAACTGACTCCATAAGGTCCTGTGCTATATCACGGATTTTATGAGACATTAACTGATGAGTTTCCGATATGGACGAAAACTGAGAGTTTGAATTGGtgttatttttatactttatgtACGACCAAtatttataatgatttttttttttaaatgctgactTATCatcattttaaacattaaactgTTAGACCTTTTCACACCTTAAAATAATATGGCAGAACAACTAAATTTGTTGAAGTGAATAGAGCTAAGCCACCTAAAACCAAGTTTATAATCCTAAAATAAAACCATTCACTTAAAAAGTGTGATACTTAAATAGAAACTTCAAAAAACTGttatattttgtctttttttaaatattttagagaagaaaatataaatgctttgatgacaaacttttttaaaagcaCGCTAGGTTCAGTTTTGGTTTATGTGGATTAGAACAGTTCACAACCAAAGCGACGATTTgtatctgaaataaataaatttaaaaaaattgtcatgaaatggtctaataatttttttaggttttgtaGCAAATTTTGCTTTACTTCTTTCatgttaattttctaaatatttactatttttataactTTGAAAGTTTTATTTCCTCGAAAGCGAGAAAATCGAGGTTTGAggttaagaaataataatttttgcgaTAAGAAAAATTCAACAAGTGAATTGGCAAAAATATACATACCTTCCTAcaaagaaattgtattttttaaattataattcgtcttcaaatttttatgtttatttcagTTTCTATAAAAGCGAAATAATAAAACGAACAAATTAGCTGACGAGTTAGGAGAGAATTTTCTAACCGATAATACTCTCGAGAATATCCTCTTCTTAGATCACTAGTTAAAGAAAACGTCCATAAtcagttttaataaataaaaaacctactTGACCGTTGGAAAATCAGCATGAGGATCGCGTTGTTCAGGGACAGGGTCCACAATTCCCTTCACAATATTAGCCGCTTGTTCAACCGCAGCCCAGCCAACCCCATGCATGGCGGTGTAGGCGAACTTCACCTCAACACTGGCATTGTTCTCCACAATAGGGGGATATATGCGTTCAGAAATCACTTTCTCCATATACCTATGCATAGTTTCCTGCAGGTGGTCCATAACCAAAGGGCTACTGTTGATCGCGGTATCCCAAGACGATTCGAGTGGTTCAAGATTTTCCatgatataattttgaatttgtttaTCGACTGGGGGGATTATTTGACACGCATTGTAATCGTAtaccttaaaacaaaaaagaaaaagattttttcaaaggTGGTTTAAGAATCATTTTAAAAGTAGTTACCTTGTACCCGTTGTCATCCTTAGGGTTGTGTGAGGCAGTGATCATAATACCGCAGCATAAATTGTATACTCTAACCCCAAAGGGAATAAACGGAGTGGGACAGACGTCACTCCCAATTCGTACTTTGTAGCCAGCGTGTAAGAAAATGGATGCTGTCATGCGAGCCCATCTACAATTCAATAGAAACGTGAATTTTATTCAtagatttttgattaaattaattattatacagtaatttgtttatttttaaaaaaacccaacTATTTGGTTTCAACAGCAAAAAATGGTTTAGAATAATTATCCTGATCCCTATAGGAACTTAGGTTCATAACACATATTATTTTGAGCCTATTTACTGACAATTCATGCAAAAAGATAATTACTTTTGGCTATTATGTCTGCCGTCGTAACCAATGATAACTCCGTTCCTTCTTAAGAGCTCTATTCtgttattttccaaaaattttaggAGACCTTGGCCAGTTTGTACAATCACCAAGTCATTCATGCAGGCATAACCCGCTGACATTTTTCCTCTTAAACCAGCGGTACCTATGAGAAATATATGAGCAAATATATATACCTTTATCTATGCAAACTTACCAAAGGTAATTCTGTGAAGCAAGATTCTGCTAAGTTCATCAAAGTTCATCTCACTGGCTAATTTGCGTATTATTCCAGAGGTGTGGGCATTTTTATCCCATCGGATCCATTCATCAATCTTTGCCTGAATGTGGCGAGAGGGTGAGCATGTATTTGCCATGTTAATTTTAGGTTTATCctgcgaaaaaaattaatgtactaCTTTCTAAGCAAAtcaatttttactaataaatagttgattttattttaattcacctTACCCTTTAGGACACTGAACagactatattataaaaaattaacataacaaATATAACCTACACCCTAACTGGTCTAAAGCACAATTATTATGTTAGCGAAATGGCAATGAGAGCCTGTAATACCAATGCTGATAAAAAACTACTCTGGGAGGTATAGAAAAACATATTATGaaacttattataaataatattaacaccaatgttattttcttaatatctgtGTGATAAACTCTCAGATTAGTATTCTATCAAATTTATTATGCAATAATATTACGTTAAACCGTTGACGCAGATATTATCGCATATTTATCATATCCAACTGTTTATTATGCAATTTGTTAATAAATCTACAGggtgattaaattttttagtacaagaatttgtttcaaataattattttctttgcgACATTTTTATAATGATTGGATATTGggcaataaaatattcttaaaaagatTTTAGGCATTTGGTCCAAcatttcttgtacctcaaaaatttCCTGGATGCCTAAATTATGAGCAGACATACAATAATTTGACAGTTTTATTCAGTGCATATTCAAACAATATTTAACACAAATCATGAATCACATGCAATGCTCACAGATATCTCAGAACATTTCGTACACAAGTCGTACAACAACCTGATATTCATAAAACTAAACAAATATCTGTCAACAATCTCCAAGTCCCCAGACTTCTTTAATATAATTGAAAGATATTTTGTCACATTCCCATGATGTTATTTGGTGCCATGCAGATGGatgtacaaatattatttatttatgaatctGAGTAAGAGCTACATAAATTACACCCCCACCATCCAGTTATTCCCAGAGAttaaactacaatttttttaaatttgtcttgaCTTACCATTATAGGATAAGTGAGGAACAAAAAGATCaagtaaatttactattttgcccAATTTCCAATTTATCCTCtcagtaattattttttgacatgtTGATGTGGTTGTATATTTTATCATCATCCCAGGAAGTCTCCATAGAGATGGTTAAAAACAGGTACCAAACTGAACATCCAAATTTTAGAAGCtaatacatttattatgttatgttataacACATCTTGTTCCATAGATAAAATAtcttctattattatttatatgtatttgATCTTTCACTGTTAATGACAGCTCGCTTTCATGGATTAGGTGCTGACAAATTGCACCACAGTTGCCAAAACATTTGAGGAATGTTGCCacaaatttattctttaaagcAGGTTTCTCCtttattccaatttaacttATTTGAGTATTCCCTATCAGATAAGCACATTTTCCACAATCCATAAATTTCAAAATCAATAGAACAATGTGAATATCATGTTGGGAAGATAGATGGTGCTGCAAGTAGAACTTTTCTTAGAATTACTTCTTTCTCTGAgtttaaaattatagattttaaatgatttacaTTAATATGAAAGTTGATCAATGCAAAATTACCATTAGATCAGTCGGCCATTGATTGTTACATTTACAGATACCATTCTCGGAGGGTTCATGACCTAATGGtgacaaaagaaaatataaaatagaataaattagCCCTGTTATCAGGTATAATTAGAAAGATGATATAAGAGGACTTATATCATCCTTCTATTAATATGACcttagagtaaaaaaaaaagttttcttggTAAAAGGTGATTTATTAAGGCATATTAACTGGTCAGATCTTCtgaattgatttatttataaaaagttatataaatgCATAGATGAAGCAACAcccaaaaaaactataaaaaaagaaacatttgcAAAGGTAATAACTATCCTACTAACTTTTCCGCAAAacatattaagttaaaaaataaacttcacCGACAAATAACAGTTAAAACACTGAGAGCAGCAGTCAGACATTAGGTAGttgaaaacaatatttataataatccaAACAGCTTCTCGGACTCCATTAAATCCAAACATGTAAAACCTAATATTCCCGCGGAAGTTATTTTTGAGGGTCATTCTGTTAGTGCTTCTCTACTACTTCGGGTCAGTTTTCCAGCAGTCTGAGGAGCCTAAGTTTGAGGAATGCTTTGGGAACTTTGTATTTTCTTCTATATTTCATGTTGCATCTTTAgttaataaagataataaaccAATTAGTGTTTTAAATTCCcttgcaaatatttttgaaaacattatatAGCAAGTATCGAACACCTTTAAAAGTAAGTTTGCCCCACAGCAACACAGTTTCCTGCTAGAAGTCTCAACAATCACTAATTCTAATATTCTGACAGAGGCAATAGCTAAGGCTACTGATAATAAGGGACAGTTGGATGTGATCCATAGAGACTCTGAAAATACTTTCGACAAAGTTGCTAAATTGctaaatctgttaaattattAGGATCCTATCTAAACAAGAGAATTCAACAAGGTAaaataggcaaagaattatCCACACAATACACAGCAACGTTGGAATACTGCAGTTCAGTAATCTTGGTCCATTACTGTTTGTTAATAACATTATAAATGTCTaatttttgcagatgactttAAGTTACTTATGCAATGGTTGCAATGTGACTTAAAGCCAGATCTGAatgcttaaatattaataaaatctcaATTAATGTTAATAAATCTCATGTTTTAACCTTTACAAGAACAATAGaacataaaaagtttaattacatGATGGAGAATTTGTCATCAAGCAGAAGGAATGAATGTAGGGACCATGGTGTCTATAGTACAACTCTAAATTTAAACTGCTTGGTTTTGTTTTCTTGGTTTAGAAACAGTAAAaactttaagtaaataaaattataattgataaTGTTATCAAATGCATTGGCCCAAGTACATTTAGAATATGCTGCAGTTATTTGGTCATCAGAGACAATGGTACATATCGATAAGGGCAAAAGAGtgaaaagtgcaaaaaatatttttaggatatCTATACTTAAGAGCTCACAATACCTGTCCTTACATGATAAAGTATGCTGACCaaatttaaaatggttaaattaAGTATTAGATGTActatgtatatttaatattgttaataataagtGTACCAATAGGCAATGCTAAGATGTAAAACATAATTTGGACCATCTCGGGTGATTACACTTCTTTTAGTCTTATGTAGAACTATATTCCCAAATTCCCAATCGACTGTCCCATGGAAATACTgctgttattaataataataataataatacttctttatttgctcatatacatccaacagcttagcatcgtcaaaaagtataGACTGTCAAACGCCAATAATACAGTGCATAAAGGGAGACATTATTCTATCAGAGTTGTACCTACATAACATagcaaacaaaaaacttaaattttgttcacattataaaacaaaatacaattttggtttGCATCAAAAATGCTCACTAAGTATGtatgaaacatttgttatacaggtatgaaattattatagtcaataaattttgatagactagGTATATTCCACCTAACAAGAAGTTTCTCACACTGATATATGATGTTGAACTGTCTGCATGGGTTTCATACTTCATGGTACTCATCATTTAGTACATTGGTTAGATTGGAAGCACTTTCATAAGCAACATATAATTCTTTCTGAGTTTTTTCCCAAATTCTGTTTTtacttaaacatttaaaatcttAACTCCGAGACAATATGGGTATCTTGCTGGGCGATCAACAGATGCAATTATGTCCTTGATAATTTGAACAGGAAGCTGAAGTCCCTGCGAATATTCTTCAATCTCACTGAAGCTTTTGACAATAATCATAAAATCTTCCTAAGCAAATTGTACACCTATGGAATGAAAGGACCAGCTTATCAGTGGATCGAAACATATTTGGCAGGGAGAACCTAGGCAACCAGGCTAAGAAGTGAGGAGAGAACATCTATGTCGAGTTGGTTGGAAGTTATAACTGGGGCACTTCAGGGTAGTGTCCTGGGACCTATACTCTTTTTGAGTTTTATCAAGGATTTGTAAATGAAGCACACATAACCCAAATTTGCAGCTGATACTTCAGCCATTATTATTCATGCTGAATAAGACTAGGAAGTGTTAGTAAGCAAGGTAAACCAATGTATGCAGGATATATCTGAACAGTGTCAAAGAAATGGACTTCACCTTCACTGCCTCGGGACAAACTTTGTGGTCTTCACTCCACTTACAGGACATCATGCCATTAGACTTCTTG
This window harbors:
- the LOC126748126 gene encoding phosphopentomutase-like isoform X3; its protein translation is MANTCSPSRHIQAKIDEWIRWDKNAHTSGIIRKLASEMNFDELSRILLHRITFGTAGLRGKMSAGYACMNDLVIVQTGQGLLKFLENNRIELLRRNGVIIGYDGRHNSQKWARMTASIFLHAGYKVRIGSDVCPTPFIPFGVRVYNLCCGIMITASHNPKDDNGYKVYDYNACQIIPPVDKQIQNYIMENLEPLESSWDTAINSSPLVMDHLQETMHRYMEKVISERIYPPIVENNASVEVKFAYTAMHGVGWAAVEQAANIVKGIVDPVPEQRDPHADFPTVKFPNPEEGKSSLDLAMKFANKKGYSIILANDPDADRFAVAEKDKNTGEWRIFNGNELGALFGWWMLECHKKYETVSLGNVYMVSSTVSSKILKTMAEAEGFNFLDTLTGFKWIGTSASELEAEGFFVLFCFEEAIGFMCNDYIFDKDGVSALAQFIGLANHVYGKGKQLHEQLDNIYDIYGLHLSLNSYYLCYKPIVIKRVFERVRNFKGANTYPTGILNNKYKVISVRDLTTGYDDSQPDNRAMLPISSESEMISFVFDNGLHFTLRTSGTEPKIKYYSELCMNPEIKDKATGLVILQEMVTAICREFLEPDKNRLIPRSTQ
- the LOC126748126 gene encoding phosphopentomutase-like isoform X2: MDKPKINMANTCSPSRHIQAKIDEWIRWDKNAHTSGIIRKLASEMNFDELSRILLHRITFGTAGLRGKMSAGYACMNDLVIVQTGQGLLKFLENNRIELLRRNGVIIGYDGRHNSQKWARMTASIFLHAGYKVRIGSDVCPTPFIPFGVRVYNLCCGIMITASHNPKDDNGYKVYDYNACQIIPPVDKQIQNYIMENLEPLESSWDTAINSSPLVMDHLQETMHRYMEKVISERIYPPIVENNASVEVKFAYTAMHGVGWAAVEQAANIVKGIVDPVPEQRDPHADFPTVKFPNPEEGKSSLDLAMKFANKKGYSIILANDPDADRFAVAEKDKNTGEWRIFNGNELGALFGWWMLECHKKYETVSLGNVYMVSSTVSSKILKTMAEAEGFNFLDTLTGFKWIGTSASELEAEGFFVLFCFEEAIGFMCNDYIFDKDGVSALAQFIGLANHVYGKGKQLHEQLDNIYDIYGLHLSLNSYYLCYKPIVIKRVFERVRNFKGANTYPTGILNNKYKVISVRDLTTGYDDSQPDNRAMLPISSESEMISFVFDNGLHFTLRTSGTEPKIKYYSELCMNPEIKDKATGLVILQEMVTAICREFLEPDKNRLIPRSTQ
- the LOC126748126 gene encoding phosphopentomutase-like isoform X1, which encodes MDDDMPEREPTRDKPKINMANTCSPSRHIQAKIDEWIRWDKNAHTSGIIRKLASEMNFDELSRILLHRITFGTAGLRGKMSAGYACMNDLVIVQTGQGLLKFLENNRIELLRRNGVIIGYDGRHNSQKWARMTASIFLHAGYKVRIGSDVCPTPFIPFGVRVYNLCCGIMITASHNPKDDNGYKVYDYNACQIIPPVDKQIQNYIMENLEPLESSWDTAINSSPLVMDHLQETMHRYMEKVISERIYPPIVENNASVEVKFAYTAMHGVGWAAVEQAANIVKGIVDPVPEQRDPHADFPTVKFPNPEEGKSSLDLAMKFANKKGYSIILANDPDADRFAVAEKDKNTGEWRIFNGNELGALFGWWMLECHKKYETVSLGNVYMVSSTVSSKILKTMAEAEGFNFLDTLTGFKWIGTSASELEAEGFFVLFCFEEAIGFMCNDYIFDKDGVSALAQFIGLANHVYGKGKQLHEQLDNIYDIYGLHLSLNSYYLCYKPIVIKRVFERVRNFKGANTYPTGILNNKYKVISVRDLTTGYDDSQPDNRAMLPISSESEMISFVFDNGLHFTLRTSGTEPKIKYYSELCMNPEIKDKATGLVILQEMVTAICREFLEPDKNRLIPRSTQ